In the genome of Candidatus Woesearchaeota archaeon, one region contains:
- a CDS encoding HIT family protein, producing MIDCIFCKIVKKEVPAAIIYEDDFCLVMLDIKPVNKGHCLVITKEHYENLFEISEDRLKKLISVVQKTAKALKQTCDGVTITQNNGKASGQIVNHIHFHVIPRYSTDGHKYDWKTTFYADEKDMKNYVVSLSKRMDSIR from the coding sequence ATGATAGATTGTATATTTTGCAAAATTGTAAAAAAAGAAGTTCCTGCAGCAATTATTTATGAAGATGATTTTTGTTTAGTTATGTTAGACATTAAACCTGTAAATAAAGGACATTGTTTAGTTATTACAAAAGAACATTATGAGAATCTATTTGAAATTTCTGAAGATAGATTAAAAAAATTAATTTCTGTAGTTCAGAAAACTGCAAAGGCATTGAAACAAACTTGTGATGGAGTAACAATTACTCAAAATAATGGAAAAGCAAGTGGGCAGATAGTAAATCATATTCACTTTCATGTAATCCCCAGGTATAGCACTGATGGGCATAAATATGATTGGAAAACTACATTCTATGCAGATGAGAAAGATATGAAGAATTATGTTGTGAGTTTAAGTAAAAGAATGGATAGTATCCGATAA
- the glyS gene encoding glycine--tRNA ligase codes for MNKKQEEFTREFTSFIQEQGFIWGPEPEIYGGLAGFYTYGPLGKLLKNKVENNIRKVFKASDFWELEGPTVLPNIVWEASGHLGNFIDKVVICSKCNKEFRADKLIEEATGKSSVHLSDELMLKEIKKNKILCPSCDSEFRNEVSKQSLMMLTRVAGKDAGLRPETATVTYLPFKRYYMFLRKKMPLGVFQIGKAYRNEISPRQSVIRGREFTQAEGQLYVDPIQKNKWEKFEDVKKEKLPLWSYQLQDSKKDLKPISLGDAIKDKTLKNQAYAWCLHLAYTQFKELGVPEDRIRLRQHHPDERAFYADDAWDLEINLNSLGWTECCGIHDRTDYDLKQHAKFSKQTLEAERENGEKFIPHVLEIAFGTDRPTYALLDLFYEKMEKEEGKTMFKIPYQTAPIDIAIYPLIKKDELIAKAKKIKKELEDEFIVIYDETGSIGRRYLRSTTYGIPFCITIDFDAGVTIRDRNTEKQIRVDEGQLKSVIHKLFNREIQFEHAGKLVNKG; via the coding sequence ATGAATAAAAAACAAGAAGAGTTTACTAGGGAATTTACTAGTTTTATACAAGAACAGGGTTTTATATGGGGTCCTGAACCTGAAATATACGGAGGTTTAGCAGGATTTTATACTTATGGTCCTTTAGGTAAATTATTAAAGAATAAAGTTGAAAATAATATTAGAAAAGTATTCAAAGCAAGTGATTTTTGGGAATTGGAAGGTCCAACAGTTTTACCAAATATTGTTTGGGAAGCATCAGGACATTTAGGTAATTTTATTGACAAAGTTGTAATTTGTAGTAAATGTAACAAAGAATTTAGAGCAGATAAATTAATTGAAGAAGCAACTGGAAAGTCTTCTGTGCATTTGTCTGATGAACTAATGCTAAAAGAGATTAAGAAAAATAAGATTTTGTGCCCTTCATGTGATTCAGAATTTAGAAATGAAGTTTCAAAACAGAGTTTGATGATGCTTACAAGAGTTGCTGGAAAAGATGCAGGATTAAGACCTGAAACTGCCACTGTAACTTATTTACCATTTAAAAGATATTATATGTTTTTAAGAAAGAAAATGCCATTAGGCGTTTTTCAGATTGGAAAGGCATATAGAAATGAAATTTCTCCGAGACAAAGTGTAATTAGAGGAAGGGAGTTTACACAAGCAGAAGGACAGTTATATGTTGATCCAATACAAAAAAATAAATGGGAAAAATTTGAAGATGTTAAAAAAGAAAAACTTCCTTTGTGGAGTTATCAATTACAAGATTCTAAAAAAGATTTAAAACCTATTTCATTAGGCGATGCAATTAAAGATAAAACTCTTAAAAATCAAGCTTATGCTTGGTGTTTACATCTGGCTTATACTCAATTTAAAGAATTGGGTGTTCCTGAAGACAGGATAAGATTGAGACAACATCATCCTGATGAAAGAGCATTCTACGCTGATGATGCTTGGGATTTAGAAATAAATCTTAATAGTCTTGGTTGGACTGAATGTTGCGGTATACATGATAGAACTGATTATGATTTAAAGCAGCATGCAAAATTCTCTAAACAAACTTTAGAAGCAGAAAGAGAAAATGGTGAAAAATTTATTCCACACGTTTTAGAAATTGCTTTTGGAACTGATAGGCCAACTTATGCTTTGTTAGATTTATTTTATGAAAAAATGGAAAAAGAAGAAGGAAAAACTATGTTTAAGATTCCTTATCAAACTGCACCAATAGATATTGCTATTTATCCTTTAATTAAAAAAGACGAATTAATTGCAAAAGCTAAAAAAATTAAAAAAGAGCTTGAAGATGAATTTATAGTTATATATGATGAAACTGGAAGTATAGGCAGAAGATATTTGAGAAGCACCACTTATGGAATTCCATTTTGTATCACAATTGATTTTGATGCTGGAGTAACTATCAGAGATAGAAATACTGAAAAACAAATTAGGGTTGATGAAGGTCAGCTTAAGTCTGTGATCCATAAGTTGTTTAATAGGGAAATTCAGTTCGAGCATGCTGGAAAACTTGTAAATAAGGGCTGA
- a CDS encoding diphthamide synthesis protein, whose protein sequence is MKKIFIPAVANFSVKNVLDNFFSQKQPKLAIFTTIQYLKEVQEYIKKNKLKNILFGGQILGCDSGSAEKVCRKVNAFLYVGTGEFHPGALIKFNKKIFIANPENNSVTTVELKDVEALEKVRRGKISKFLLSKKVGVIFSVKPGQSKFDEIKRIKRILNSFDKEYYFFIGDEIKNLEDFIGIDMWINTACPRIEGKNIINLDDLESSYE, encoded by the coding sequence ATGAAAAAGATATTTATCCCTGCAGTAGCTAATTTTTCTGTTAAAAATGTTTTAGACAATTTCTTTAGTCAAAAACAGCCAAAATTGGCCATATTTACTACAATACAATATCTTAAGGAAGTTCAAGAATACATTAAAAAAAATAAACTGAAAAATATTTTGTTTGGTGGACAAATATTAGGTTGTGATTCTGGATCTGCTGAGAAAGTATGTAGGAAAGTGAATGCCTTTTTATATGTTGGAACAGGAGAATTTCATCCTGGTGCTTTAATAAAATTTAATAAAAAAATATTTATTGCAAATCCAGAGAATAATTCTGTTACTACTGTTGAACTTAAAGATGTTGAGGCTCTTGAGAAAGTTAGGAGAGGTAAAATTTCTAAGTTTTTGCTTTCAAAAAAAGTAGGAGTTATATTTAGTGTAAAACCTGGACAAAGTAAATTTGATGAAATAAAAAGGATTAAACGAATATTAAATTCTTTTGATAAGGAATATTATTTTTTTATTGGAGATGAAATTAAAAATTTAGAAGATTTTATAGGCATAGATATGTGGATAAATACTGCTTGTCCTAGAATTGAAGGCAAAAATATTATAAACCTAGATGATTTGGAGAGTTCTTATGAATAA
- a CDS encoding ZPR1 zinc finger domain-containing protein has product MDSIKNQKCPFCLKNSATLSEDEKNIKEVGKVFILKLKCDACGINTQEVEIEGNKKPKVEFKVKNQNDLKKQIIKSSSAIIKIPELKISIKPTENSVGDITTVQEFIDNLIKYIQETNEISSNEYKKSEKLLDELDAAKENNGNITLIIEDKEGNSAIV; this is encoded by the coding sequence ATGGATTCAATAAAAAATCAAAAATGCCCGTTTTGTCTTAAGAATAGTGCGACTTTGTCTGAAGATGAAAAAAATATTAAAGAAGTTGGGAAAGTGTTTATTCTAAAACTTAAGTGTGATGCTTGTGGTATAAATACTCAAGAAGTTGAAATTGAGGGTAATAAAAAACCAAAAGTTGAATTTAAAGTTAAGAATCAAAATGATTTAAAAAAACAAATAATTAAATCTTCGAGTGCAATTATAAAAATACCTGAGTTAAAAATTTCAATTAAACCTACTGAAAATTCTGTTGGAGATATTACTACCGTTCAAGAATTTATTGATAATTTAATAAAATATATTCAGGAAACAAATGAGATTTCTTCTAATGAATATAAAAAATCTGAAAAGCTTTTAGATGAATTGGATGCAGCTAAAGAAAATAATGGAAATATTACGCTTATAATTGAAGATAAAGAAGGTAATTCTGCAATAGTTTAA
- a CDS encoding cell division protein SepF, whose translation MKNTFLNKVLKGLSGDDILEETGEDYVEIDMNKSEDQANKILVKPFTIQDFADIKEPLDALRDGNIIGLLNIAPLREKDIHELKRSLNKIKKTCQALDGDIAGFGEDWVVITPSFARIFRQGLESASAEQI comes from the coding sequence ATGAAAAATACCTTTCTTAACAAGGTGCTAAAAGGATTGAGTGGAGATGACATTCTAGAAGAGACTGGTGAAGATTATGTTGAAATAGACATGAATAAAAGTGAAGATCAAGCAAATAAAATTTTGGTTAAACCGTTTACTATACAAGATTTTGCAGATATTAAAGAACCATTAGACGCACTTAGAGATGGAAATATTATCGGTTTGCTTAATATTGCTCCCTTAAGGGAAAAAGATATTCATGAATTGAAAAGGTCTCTTAACAAAATAAAGAAGACTTGTCAAGCATTAGACGGAGATATTGCAGGTTTTGGTGAAGACTGGGTTGTTATAACACCTTCTTTTGCAAGAATTTTTAGACAAGGCTTAGAATCTGCTAGTGCTGAACAAATTTAA
- a CDS encoding UPF0147 family protein, translating to MNEMEPILELFSRIENDLNIPKGLKTRLEDIKSALLENDDNIAMRINQALERLDDISDDSNTPDYVRIQIWNIVSILESVK from the coding sequence ATGAATGAAATGGAACCGATTTTAGAATTATTTAGTAGAATTGAAAATGATTTAAATATACCTAAAGGTTTGAAGACTAGATTAGAAGATATAAAAAGCGCATTATTAGAAAATGATGATAATATTGCTATGAGGATAAATCAGGCTCTAGAACGCCTTGATGACATTTCTGACGATTCTAACACTCCAGATTATGTAAGAATACAGATATGGAATATTGTTAGCATTTTAGAGTCAGTAAAATAG
- a CDS encoding prefoldin subunit, with amino-acid sequence MSSENNLNIEELQLIEQNLQNLLLQKQNFQTQLLENEKAMEELKPGSVVYKIVGNLMIKSDAEDIKKDLKSKDEMLNIRIKNIEKQEEILKEKAMKKQSNVLSQISKERSKK; translated from the coding sequence ATGAGCAGTGAAAATAATCTAAATATAGAGGAACTTCAATTAATAGAACAAAATTTACAAAATCTTCTTCTACAAAAACAAAATTTTCAAACACAACTTCTTGAAAACGAAAAAGCAATGGAAGAATTAAAACCTGGCTCAGTTGTTTACAAAATTGTTGGAAATCTTATGATTAAATCAGACGCAGAAGATATTAAAAAAGATTTAAAATCCAAAGATGAAATGTTAAACATTAGGATAAAAAACATTGAAAAACAAGAGGAAATCCTTAAAGAAAAGGCAATGAAAAAACAAAGTAATGTTCTTAGTCAAATAAGTAAAGAGAGAAGTAAAAAATGA
- a CDS encoding DNA-directed RNA polymerase subunit P: protein MTKYNCFSCGKNIKEEYLKKRIRCPYCGSKILYKARTTTTELKAI from the coding sequence ATGACTAAATATAACTGTTTTTCATGTGGAAAAAATATCAAAGAAGAATATCTTAAAAAAAGAATAAGATGTCCCTATTGTGGATCTAAAATACTTTACAAAGCAAGAACCACTACAACAGAATTAAAAGCGATATAA
- a CDS encoding 50S ribosomal protein L37ae, protein MRTKKVGSSGRYGARYGLRIRRRIQEIDKRRSETKKCPFCFKNQLKRVNAGIWLCKKCGKKFTGGAYSI, encoded by the coding sequence ATGAGAACAAAAAAAGTTGGCTCAAGTGGAAGATACGGAGCAAGATACGGATTAAGAATTAGAAGAAGAATTCAAGAGATTGATAAAAGAAGAAGTGAAACAAAGAAATGTCCTTTCTGTTTTAAGAATCAATTGAAAAGAGTTAATGCTGGAATTTGGTTATGCAAAAAGTGTGGAAAGAAATTTACAGGGGGGGCATATTCAATTTAA
- a CDS encoding 50S ribosomal protein L11 has translation MSKETIDLMIEGGKAVAGAQMGQSLGPLGVNIQLILKSVNDKTAVFKGMKVPVKIIVDTVSKDFEIEVGSPPTTELVKKELGLEKGSGKPNLEKIKNVGIEQAIKLTKMKEEGMLGDNFKRKLKTVIGSLNSMGILVEGKISSDINKEIEAGKYNHEIQAQKIDITPERIKELAQQLDDFNKLAAKLAAEKEAEEEAGTKPKKDEEVAATATTTAPGEAPATAVAPGAKTAAGAKPAAGKPEEAKKPEAKPTKK, from the coding sequence ATGAGTAAAGAAACTATTGATTTAATGATTGAAGGTGGAAAGGCTGTAGCTGGTGCACAGATGGGACAATCACTTGGTCCTTTAGGAGTTAATATTCAATTAATTCTAAAATCAGTTAATGATAAAACTGCAGTATTCAAAGGGATGAAAGTTCCTGTAAAAATAATTGTAGATACTGTTTCAAAAGATTTTGAAATTGAAGTTGGAAGTCCTCCAACAACAGAACTTGTAAAAAAGGAATTGGGATTAGAAAAAGGTTCTGGAAAACCAAATCTTGAAAAAATAAAAAATGTTGGAATCGAACAAGCAATCAAACTTACAAAAATGAAAGAAGAGGGTATGCTTGGAGATAATTTTAAAAGAAAATTAAAAACTGTTATTGGTTCATTAAATTCAATGGGAATTTTAGTTGAAGGAAAAATTTCAAGCGATATAAATAAAGAAATTGAAGCTGGAAAATATAATCATGAAATTCAGGCACAAAAAATAGATATCACTCCTGAAAGAATAAAAGAACTAGCACAACAATTAGATGATTTCAATAAGTTAGCTGCTAAATTGGCTGCAGAGAAAGAAGCAGAAGAAGAAGCAGGAACTAAACCTAAGAAAGATGAAGAGGTTGCAGCAACAGCTACAACTACAGCTCCAGGAGAAGCTCCTGCAACAGCTGTAGCACCTGGTGCTAAAACGGCTGCTGGTGCAAAGCCTGCAGCAGGTAAACCTGAAGAAGCTAAAAAACCTGAAGCTAAACCTACAAAGAAGTAA
- a CDS encoding transcription elongation factor Spt5 yields the protein MESQIYIIKTTANREDQVMDFITGHVEKKGIDVYCVIRPHGMRGYIFVEAKDKESAEKATQGVPYAKGILAVPVDYHEIEPMLEQVKVQYNIEKNDIVEIISGPFKREKAKVTRIDKQKEEVVIELLEAAVPIPMTMKLDGVRVIRRDKEEDEEQQNE from the coding sequence ATGGAAAGCCAAATTTATATTATTAAAACAACTGCTAATAGAGAAGATCAAGTTATGGATTTTATAACTGGGCATGTTGAAAAAAAAGGAATAGATGTATATTGTGTAATAAGACCTCATGGTATGAGAGGATATATTTTTGTAGAAGCTAAAGATAAAGAATCTGCAGAAAAAGCAACGCAAGGTGTTCCTTATGCAAAAGGAATTTTAGCAGTTCCGGTTGATTATCATGAAATTGAACCAATGTTAGAACAAGTTAAAGTTCAATATAATATTGAAAAAAATGATATTGTTGAAATTATTTCAGGTCCATTCAAAAGAGAAAAAGCAAAAGTAACTAGAATAGACAAACAAAAAGAAGAAGTGGTTATAGAATTATTGGAAGCAGCAGTTCCAATTCCAATGACGATGAAACTTGATGGTGTACGTGTAATTAGAAGAGATAAAGAGGAAGATGAGGAGCAACAAAATGAGTAA
- a CDS encoding protein translocase SEC61 complex subunit gamma — MLTKLRSFIIECKRVFQVTKKPSMDEFKAIVKVSGIGILVIGLIGFLVQMLWQLIK; from the coding sequence ATGTTAACTAAACTAAGAAGTTTTATAATTGAATGTAAAAGGGTGTTTCAAGTAACTAAAAAACCCAGTATGGATGAGTTTAAAGCTATAGTAAAGGTGTCTGGTATAGGAATACTAGTAATAGGTCTTATAGGATTTCTAGTACAGATGTTGTGGCAGCTTATAAAATAG
- the ftsZ gene encoding cell division protein FtsZ produces the protein MVMNFSNGEGYKQLKTNPIDTELEDLLSKQRAKIKVIGCGGGGNNTINRITEVGIAGSETIAINTDAQDLLYTNADNKILIGKELTGGLGAGSIPKVGEDAAKESEHDIRQKLQGADMVFITCGMGGGTGTGSAPVVAEIAKKNGSLVVAIVTIPFSMEGHRRYENAVIGLEKLEKAADTLIVIPNDKLLELAPDLPLHTAFKVADEILTNAVKGIAELVTKAGLVNLDFADVKAVMSEGGVSMIGVGESDSENRAVEAVEKAMQNPLLDVDIAGAAGALINVCGGPSMTLDEARRVVEMVSEKLDEDARIIWGAQISEDLGNTIKTLLIVTGVSSPQIFGARKAAAGAKSKSEMENELGIDFIDK, from the coding sequence ATGGTTATGAATTTTTCTAATGGGGAAGGGTATAAACAGCTAAAGACTAATCCTATTGATACTGAATTAGAAGACTTGCTTTCTAAACAAAGAGCAAAAATAAAAGTTATAGGCTGTGGCGGTGGAGGTAATAACACTATTAATAGAATTACAGAAGTTGGAATTGCTGGTTCTGAAACTATCGCTATAAACACTGATGCTCAAGATTTACTTTATACAAATGCAGATAATAAAATTTTAATTGGAAAAGAATTAACAGGTGGTTTGGGTGCTGGAAGCATTCCGAAAGTTGGTGAAGATGCTGCAAAAGAAAGTGAACATGATATTAGGCAAAAATTACAAGGCGCAGATATGGTTTTCATTACTTGTGGAATGGGCGGAGGAACTGGAACTGGTTCAGCTCCTGTTGTTGCAGAGATTGCCAAAAAAAATGGAAGTTTAGTTGTTGCAATTGTAACTATTCCTTTTTCAATGGAAGGACATAGAAGATATGAAAATGCTGTGATTGGTTTAGAAAAATTAGAAAAGGCAGCAGATACTTTAATTGTTATTCCAAATGATAAATTGTTAGAATTAGCTCCAGATTTACCATTACATACTGCATTCAAAGTTGCAGATGAAATTTTAACTAATGCTGTAAAAGGAATTGCTGAATTAGTAACAAAAGCAGGATTAGTCAATCTAGATTTTGCAGATGTAAAAGCTGTAATGAGTGAAGGTGGAGTTTCTATGATTGGAGTTGGAGAATCTGATTCTGAAAATAGAGCTGTTGAAGCTGTTGAAAAAGCAATGCAAAATCCTTTACTTGATGTGGATATTGCTGGTGCAGCTGGTGCATTAATTAATGTATGTGGTGGACCTAGTATGACTCTTGATGAAGCAAGAAGAGTTGTTGAAATGGTTTCTGAGAAACTTGATGAAGATGCAAGAATAATTTGGGGTGCCCAAATTTCAGAAGATTTAGGAAATACCATAAAAACACTCTTAATTGTTACTGGAGTAAGTTCTCCACAGATATTTGGTGCTAGAAAAGCTGCTGCTGGAGCCAAAAGTAAGTCAGAGATGGAGAATGAATTAGGCATAGATTTTATTGATAAATAG
- a CDS encoding peptidylprolyl isomerase has protein sequence MAVQPTVKKEKPINSEVKESKTAQKFKKNDFIEVEYTGVLKENNLVFDTTHEEIAKKANIYSKETKYGPRVICMGNGFLIKGLEEDIEKNGLGKRSVELIAENAFGKKDPKLLQLVSMSNFKKQNIYPYPGLQINLDGMMGLVRTVSGGRVVVDFNHPLSGKDIKYEINIIKSVTDVKAKAEAILKGFINKPEIKYENNILEIKNKLNKNIIKFIEMKLKELIPEIKEIKTSTLE, from the coding sequence ATGGCAGTACAACCAACAGTAAAAAAAGAGAAACCAATTAATTCTGAGGTTAAAGAATCTAAAACAGCTCAAAAATTCAAAAAGAATGATTTTATAGAAGTTGAATATACTGGAGTATTAAAAGAAAATAATCTTGTTTTTGACACAACCCATGAAGAAATAGCTAAAAAGGCCAATATTTATTCAAAAGAGACTAAATATGGCCCAAGAGTTATTTGTATGGGCAATGGTTTCCTTATCAAGGGTTTAGAAGAAGATATTGAAAAGAATGGCTTGGGAAAGAGAAGTGTTGAGTTAATTGCTGAAAACGCGTTTGGAAAAAAGGATCCAAAGTTATTGCAACTTGTTTCTATGTCTAATTTTAAAAAGCAGAATATTTATCCTTATCCAGGATTACAAATAAATTTAGATGGTATGATGGGTTTAGTAAGAACTGTTAGTGGTGGGAGGGTTGTTGTTGATTTTAATCATCCTTTATCAGGTAAAGATATTAAATATGAGATTAATATAATTAAATCTGTTACTGATGTAAAGGCTAAAGCCGAAGCGATTCTTAAAGGTTTTATAAATAAGCCTGAAATAAAATATGAAAATAATATTCTTGAAATTAAAAATAAATTAAATAAAAATATTATTAAATTTATAGAGATGAAATTAAAGGAATTAATCCCTGAAATAAAAGAAATTAAAACATCTACTCTAGAATAA